A stretch of the Rodentibacter haemolyticus genome encodes the following:
- the nhaB gene encoding Na(+)/H(+) antiporter NhaB, protein MTYTQAFMKNFLGSSPNWYKLAIIIFLIINPIIFFLVSPFFAGWILVAEFIFTLAMALKCYPLQPGGLLAIEAIVIGMTNPTHVKAEIMANFEVILLLMFMVAGIFFMKQLLLFVFTKLLVNIRSKITLSLAFCFSAAFLSAFLDALTVVAVIISVAMGFYGVYHKVASGKTLQDAVDISDDEKVKNRETLEKFRAFLRSLMMHAGVGTALGGVMTMVGEPQNLIIAEQAKWDFVEFFFRMAPVTLPVFIFGLITCYIIEKFKLFGYGEKLPQKVWYTLASLDRNNSQKMSKQDKLKLGVQALIALWLVLALAFHLAAVGLIGLSVIILATAFSGITDEHAIGRAFQESLPFTALLVVFFTVVAVIIDQKLFAPIIHYVLSAAESTQLVLFYVFNGLLSAISDNVFVATVYINEAKAALTNGVIAPHQFELLSVAINTGTNLPSVATPNGQAAFLFLLTSSLAPLIRLSYGRMVYMALPYTIVLSLVGLFAIEYILPAATIWLANLGLIMPI, encoded by the coding sequence ATGACTTACACACAAGCCTTTATGAAAAATTTTCTTGGCTCAAGTCCGAACTGGTACAAACTCGCCATTATCATTTTTCTCATTATTAACCCCATTATTTTCTTTTTAGTCAGCCCCTTTTTTGCAGGCTGGATTCTTGTAGCGGAGTTTATTTTCACCCTTGCTATGGCATTAAAATGCTATCCGCTGCAACCCGGTGGGTTACTTGCCATTGAAGCCATCGTGATCGGTATGACAAATCCAACCCATGTCAAAGCAGAAATTATGGCAAATTTTGAAGTCATTTTGCTTTTAATGTTTATGGTGGCCGGGATTTTCTTTATGAAACAACTGCTGCTGTTTGTATTCACAAAATTATTGGTGAACATTCGTTCTAAAATTACACTTTCCCTCGCCTTCTGTTTCAGTGCCGCATTTCTGTCCGCTTTCTTAGATGCCCTTACTGTTGTCGCTGTCATCATTAGCGTAGCGATGGGGTTTTATGGCGTATATCACAAAGTCGCCTCTGGCAAAACATTGCAAGATGCGGTCGATATTTCAGATGATGAAAAAGTTAAAAATCGTGAAACCTTAGAAAAATTTCGTGCTTTTTTACGTAGCCTAATGATGCACGCCGGGGTGGGTACCGCATTAGGCGGCGTAATGACAATGGTAGGAGAGCCCCAAAACTTAATTATCGCAGAACAAGCGAAGTGGGATTTTGTCGAATTTTTCTTCCGTATGGCGCCGGTTACGCTCCCTGTATTCATTTTCGGGCTGATAACCTGCTATATCATAGAGAAATTCAAACTTTTCGGCTACGGCGAAAAATTACCACAAAAAGTATGGTATACCTTAGCCTCTCTGGATCGTAACAATTCCCAAAAAATGTCTAAGCAGGACAAACTTAAATTAGGCGTACAAGCATTAATCGCCCTCTGGTTGGTTTTAGCCTTAGCATTTCATTTGGCTGCCGTCGGCTTAATCGGTTTAAGCGTCATCATTCTCGCAACGGCATTTTCGGGAATAACCGATGAACACGCGATTGGTCGGGCATTCCAAGAATCACTCCCTTTCACCGCATTACTTGTCGTCTTTTTCACTGTCGTTGCGGTGATTATCGATCAGAAATTATTTGCCCCAATCATTCACTATGTTTTATCCGCAGCAGAAAGCACTCAACTGGTTTTATTCTATGTATTTAACGGTTTGCTCTCCGCTATTTCGGATAATGTGTTCGTGGCAACGGTTTATATTAATGAAGCCAAAGCCGCTCTTACAAACGGGGTCATTGCTCCACATCAATTTGAATTGCTTTCCGTGGCGATCAATACCGGTACGAATCTACCTTCTGTCGCGACACCAAACGGTCAAGCCGCATTCTTATTCTTACTCACCTCCTCCCTTGCACCATTAATTCGCCTTTCTTATGGTAGAATGGTTTATATGGCACTACCTTACA